A window of the Osmia lignaria lignaria isolate PbOS001 chromosome 2, iyOsmLign1, whole genome shotgun sequence genome harbors these coding sequences:
- the dib gene encoding cytochrome P450 302a1, mitochondrial, which produces MYRRLKKCSNAVIRKKVYVRFYSDNPGKCEIQGKPFKDIPGPRSLPIIGTLYKYLPLIGEYNFTKLYESGRKKLNRFGPLVREEIVPNVNVVWVYRPEDIAEIFRAESGLHPERRSHLALLKYRKDRSDVYSTGGLLPTNGPEWWRLRKEFQKVTSKPQDIINYLEETNCVVQEFVELCNNEKFEDFLQILSRVFLELTCLIVFDLRLNSFSEKERSKDSVSSKLIEAAYTTNSAILKLDNGLQFWRFFDTPLYQKLRKAQTFMETIALELVSSKQKDMQARCCKKSFLTAYLENPALDIKDIVGMACDMLLAGIDTTTYSTAFALYHLARNPSTQDKLRSEAMQLLPECNQPVTADVLRNASYTKAVIKESLRLNPISVGIGRILQTDVILNGYQVPKGTVVVTQNQIICRLPEYFNEPDTFIPERWLRENLDRKGKSVHPYILLPFGHGPRSCIARRFAEQNMQVILLQICRRLRFSWHGDELGMISLLINKPNGPVKLSFDKI; this is translated from the exons ATGTATAGACGACTGAAGAAATGTAGCAACGCTGTAATAAGAAAGAAGGTATACGTTCGATTTTATTCGGATAATCCAGGAAAGTGTGAAATTCAAGGGAAACCTTTCAAAGATATTCCTGGACCGAGATCATTGCCTATCATTGGAACGCTTTATAAATATCTACCGTTAATTG gtgaatataattttacaaagttGTACgaaagtggaagaaaaaaattaaatcgtTTCGGTCCTTTGGTACGCGAAGAAATAGTGCCGAATGTAAACGTTGTTTGGGTTTATCGGCCAGAGGACATAGCCGAGATCTTCAGGGCCGAATCTGGTTTACATCCGGAAAGAAGAAGTCATTTAGCTCTTTTGAAATACCGAAAAGATCGTAGCGATGTGTACAGCACTGGGGGCCTCTTACCCAC gaATGGACCAGAATGGTGGCGACTgcgaaaagaatttcaaaaagtTACCAGCAAACCTCaagatataattaattatctgGAAGAAACCAATTGTGTTGTTCAAGAGTTTGTTGAACTATGcaacaatgaaaaatttgagGATTTTCTACAAATTCTATCACGAGTATTTCTTGAAT taACATGTTTAATTGTGTTTGATCTAAGACTAAATAGTTTCTCAGAAAAAGAAAGGTCTAAGGATTCTGTAAGTTCAAAATTAATTGAAGCTGCTTACACAACAAATAGTGCAATCTTAAAATTAGACAATGGTTTGCAATTTTGGCGTTTTTTCGATACACCCTTGTACCAAAAATTACGTAAAGCACAAACATTCATGGAGAC GATTGCATTGGAACTGGTATCAAGTAAACAGAAGGATATGCAAGCAAGGTGTTGTAAGAAATCATTTCTAACTGCTTATTTGGAAAATCCTGCTCTAGATATTAAGGACATTGTAGGCATGGCTTGTGATATGCTGCTTGCTGGTATAGACACT ACTACCTATAGTACTGCTTTTGCTTTGTATCATCTTGCGAGAAATCCGAGTACTCAAGATAAATTGAGATCAGAAGCCATGCAATTATTACCTGAATGCAATCAACCTGTAACAGCAGATGTTTTAAGAAATGCAAGTTATACCAAAGCTGTTATTAAAGAGAGTTTGCGTCTAAATCCAATTTCTGTAGGAATAGGTCGTATCTTGCAGACTGATGTTATTCTTAATGGATACCAGGTGCCTAAAGGG ACCGTGGTTGTAACACAGAATCAAATCATTTGTCGACTTCCTGAATATTTTAACGAGCCAGATACATTTATACCAGAAAGATGGCTTCGCGAAAATTTAGATAGGAAAGGAAAATCTGTACATCCGTATATATTATTACCCTTTGGTCATGGTCCTCGTTCTTGTATTGCTAGACGTTTTGCAGAACAAAACATGCAAGTTATATTATTGCAG ATATGTAGGCGTTTGAGATTTTCTTGGCATGGAGATGAACTTGGTATGATAtctttattaattaacaaacCGAATGGCCCAGTAAAGTTaagttttgataaaatttaa
- the LOC117608497 gene encoding uncharacterized protein LOC117608497 isoform X1 encodes MLLRTLSCLNLLTVSVSCLSTRLSEAEQSGWSFDPNTQYHIQTDEGPERYLRFQTLNGQYRKEKRLVDGTVIGTEGWLDPLGYLRLKDYIADHNGYRILRSKMVYVGRNRPIYNAVKETKTVPAQTGILVEPTRPPNPFRQSDTNYVRPLLSNDINSNYYISSTAKPKVDLSPASNDDYYYNSNPTSLPSSPRNLKNNRYNFLPRSNEPSSRVPPYDGTHTVANGFQYYLKRQYHEEQQDPSGTNIGSFGYVDPFGIRRVIYYKTDPRNNGFLYEQNNKYVGLTGTPYDPSLANLYGRKLRNN; translated from the exons ATGCTTCTGCGGACGTTGAGTTGTCTGAACCTGTTAACG GTTTCAGTTTCGTGTCTAAGCACGAGATTATCGGAAGCTGAGCAAAGTGGTTGGAGCTTCGATCCGAACACACAGTACCATATTCAAACGGACGAGGGGCCAGAAAGGTATTTACGTTTCCAAACCTTAAACGGTCAGTATAGAAAGGAGAAAAGATTGGTCGATGGTACGGTGATCGGTACGGAGGGATGGTTGGACCCTTTGGGTTATTTACGTCTTAAGGATTACATAGCTGATCACAATGGATACCGGATATTAAG GTCCAAAATGGTGTACGTAGGTAGGAACAGACCTATATACAATGCTGTGAAAGAAACGAAAACGGTTCCTGCTCAGACTGGAATCCTTGTAGAACCGACGAGACCACCGAATCCTTTCAG acAATCGGATACGAATTATGTTCGTCCTTTACTGAGCAACGATATTAACTCGAATTATTACATCAGTTCAACAGCAAAACCAAAAGTGGACCTTTCTCCGGCATCGAACGACGATTATTACTATAATTCGAATCCTACGAGTCTTCCATCTAGTCcgcgaaatttgaaaaataatcgtTACAATTTTCTACCACGTTCGAACGAGCCATCCAGTAGGGTACCGCCGTACGATGGTACCCATACTGTTGCTAATGGATTtcagtattatttaaaaagacaatacCACGAGGAACAACAAGATCCATCTGGTACCAACATCGGTTCCTTTGGATACGTTGATCCTTTTGGTATTAGAAGAGTTATCTACTACAAAACAGATCCACGAAACAATGGTTTTCTTTATGAACAAAATAATAAGTATGTAGGTTTGACGGGAACACCATACGATCCATCCTTAGCTAATTTATACGGACGGAAATTGAGaaacaattaa
- the LOC117608497 gene encoding uncharacterized protein LOC117608497 isoform X2, with the protein MPSVQFLLFLLVSVSCLSTRLSEAEQSGWSFDPNTQYHIQTDEGPERYLRFQTLNGQYRKEKRLVDGTVIGTEGWLDPLGYLRLKDYIADHNGYRILRSKMVYVGRNRPIYNAVKETKTVPAQTGILVEPTRPPNPFRQSDTNYVRPLLSNDINSNYYISSTAKPKVDLSPASNDDYYYNSNPTSLPSSPRNLKNNRYNFLPRSNEPSSRVPPYDGTHTVANGFQYYLKRQYHEEQQDPSGTNIGSFGYVDPFGIRRVIYYKTDPRNNGFLYEQNNKYVGLTGTPYDPSLANLYGRKLRNN; encoded by the exons ATGCCATcagtacaatttttattattccttctg GTTTCAGTTTCGTGTCTAAGCACGAGATTATCGGAAGCTGAGCAAAGTGGTTGGAGCTTCGATCCGAACACACAGTACCATATTCAAACGGACGAGGGGCCAGAAAGGTATTTACGTTTCCAAACCTTAAACGGTCAGTATAGAAAGGAGAAAAGATTGGTCGATGGTACGGTGATCGGTACGGAGGGATGGTTGGACCCTTTGGGTTATTTACGTCTTAAGGATTACATAGCTGATCACAATGGATACCGGATATTAAG GTCCAAAATGGTGTACGTAGGTAGGAACAGACCTATATACAATGCTGTGAAAGAAACGAAAACGGTTCCTGCTCAGACTGGAATCCTTGTAGAACCGACGAGACCACCGAATCCTTTCAG acAATCGGATACGAATTATGTTCGTCCTTTACTGAGCAACGATATTAACTCGAATTATTACATCAGTTCAACAGCAAAACCAAAAGTGGACCTTTCTCCGGCATCGAACGACGATTATTACTATAATTCGAATCCTACGAGTCTTCCATCTAGTCcgcgaaatttgaaaaataatcgtTACAATTTTCTACCACGTTCGAACGAGCCATCCAGTAGGGTACCGCCGTACGATGGTACCCATACTGTTGCTAATGGATTtcagtattatttaaaaagacaatacCACGAGGAACAACAAGATCCATCTGGTACCAACATCGGTTCCTTTGGATACGTTGATCCTTTTGGTATTAGAAGAGTTATCTACTACAAAACAGATCCACGAAACAATGGTTTTCTTTATGAACAAAATAATAAGTATGTAGGTTTGACGGGAACACCATACGATCCATCCTTAGCTAATTTATACGGACGGAAATTGAGaaacaattaa
- the LOC117608487 gene encoding uncharacterized protein LOC117608487 isoform X3, producing MMEVNNVPYRSSCNQQPKILDERWRIKKRHDENCSCCCCIPSPICYKYVQPEVPKSCAPIRRYWKSTIPMDDNTTYQLSYWENPSSKVEPILPRDCLVTGSSEMSDQTTYNTSYMDYLCVKPVSSITPCEKQLLGRGPMQDVTTQKHDYTWKSIETTPAYKARNNIYCNPAPLLDDTTYKLSYYESCCNSPPESFAPVRRYVKSDIPFEDNTTYRLSYWPNMNPMKEKSWSKKQEYTPPTYPIDGCTTYKLSYYPNCQERPSPILPRLTENILNAQCCNDKNTIYRLSYFGCEDGRRDPIVPSGNITFSTCPPAYDTVHRMSFVGNWNVKPVEPITPCSKQMLGRGQIQDVTTQKHDFTWKQIQMEPGSRPKDNLVPPCGPIECCTTHRMSYLPSDCESLRPIQSYAPIRVYKPSDIPMNGETVMHLSYQPVETGPVQRIRDKNDYHPPDFPIDGHTTYNTRFQSIFISLFQ from the exons atGATGGAAGTTAATAATGTTCCATATAGGTCATCATGCAACCAACAACCAAAAATTCTCGATGAAAGGTGGAGAattaaa AAACGTCACGATGAAAATTGCAGTTGTTGCTGTTGTATCCCTTCACCCATATGCTac aaatatGTACAGCCGGAAGTACCAAAGTCCTGCGCTCCAATACGC cgTTATTGGAAATCAACGATACCGATGGACGATAATACTACCTACCAGCTTTCCTATTGGGAAAATCCGAGCTCAAAAGTAGAACCTATTCTTCCAAGAGATTGTTTGGTCACCGGAAGTAGCGAAATGTCTGACCAAACAACGTACAAT acCAGTTATATGGATTATTTATGCGTAAAACCTGTATCGAGTATTACACCATGTGAAAAACAATTGCTCGGCAGAGGTCCAATGCAAGATGTTACCACTCAGAAACACGATTACACGTGGAAGAGCATAGAAACAACGCCAGCCTATAAAGCAAGGAACAATATATACTGCAATCCGGCACCATTACTTg ATGACACAACGTACAAACTTAGCTACTACGAATCCTGTTGCAACTCACCTCCTGAATCTTTTGCGCCTGTACGAAGATACGTCAAGTCAGACATTCCATTCGAAGACAATACTACCTATAGGCTCAGTTACTGGCCAAATATGAATCCAATGAAA GAAAAATCATGGAGCAAGAAACAAGAATATACACCACCTACCTATCCAATCGACGGTTGTACGACTTATAAATTAAGTTACTACCCCAACTGCCAGGAAAGGCCATCGCCAATTCTCCCTCGGTTAACCGAGAATATTTTAAACGCACAGTGTTGTAACGATAAGAACACAATCTATCGTCTTAGCTACTTTGGTTGCGAAGATGGCAGACGAGACCCGATAGTACCGTCTGGCAACATTACCTTCTCTACTTGTCCGCCTGCTTATGACACCGTTCATCGA ATGAGCTTCGTAGGTAATTGGAATGTAAAACCAGTGGAACCAATCACACCTTGTAGCAAACAAATGTTAGGTAGAGGACAAATACAGGATGTGACTACACAAAAGCACGATTTCACGTGGAAGCAGATCCAAATGGAACCAGGTTCTCGTCCTAAGGATAACTTAGTTCCCCCATGTGGACCTATTGAGT GTTGCACTACTCATAGAATGTCCTATTTACCAAGTGATTGTGAATCACTGAGGCCTATTCAGTCCTATGCACCTATACGTGTGTATAAACCATCAGACATTCCAATGAATGGAGAAACTGTAATGCACTTGAGTTACCAGCCAGTAGAAACAGGTCCAGTGCAGAGGATACGTGACAAAAATGATTACCATCCTCCTGATTTTCCAATTGATGGCCATACTACATATAATACAAGGTTTCAATCTATTTTCATCAGTTTATTTcagtaa
- the LOC117608487 gene encoding uncharacterized protein LOC117608487 isoform X2, which translates to MQICSPRPSSCNQQPKILDERWRIKKRHDENCSCCCCIPSPICYKYVQPEVPKSCAPIRRYWKSTIPMDDNTTYQLSYWENPSSKVEPILPRDCLVTGSSEMSDQTTYNTSYMDYLCVKPVSSITPCEKQLLGRGPMQDVTTQKHDYTWKSIETTPAYKARNNIYCNPAPLLDDTTYKLSYYESCCNSPPESFAPVRRYVKSDIPFEDNTTYRLSYWPNMNPMKEKSWSKKQEYTPPTYPIDGCTTYKLSYYPNCQERPSPILPRLTENILNAQCCNDKNTIYRLSYFGCEDGRRDPIVPSGNITFSTCPPAYDTVHRMSFVGNWNVKPVEPITPCSKQMLGRGQIQDVTTQKHDFTWKQIQMEPGSRPKDNLVPPCGPIECCTTHRMSYLPSDCESLRPIQSYAPIRVYKPSDIPMNGETVMHLSYQPVETGPVQRIRDKNDYHPPDFPIDGHTTYNTSYIPPGTLEPCCVETKPCLPSTQCCC; encoded by the exons ATGCAAATTTGTTCACCTCGTCC GTCATCATGCAACCAACAACCAAAAATTCTCGATGAAAGGTGGAGAattaaa AAACGTCACGATGAAAATTGCAGTTGTTGCTGTTGTATCCCTTCACCCATATGCTac aaatatGTACAGCCGGAAGTACCAAAGTCCTGCGCTCCAATACGC cgTTATTGGAAATCAACGATACCGATGGACGATAATACTACCTACCAGCTTTCCTATTGGGAAAATCCGAGCTCAAAAGTAGAACCTATTCTTCCAAGAGATTGTTTGGTCACCGGAAGTAGCGAAATGTCTGACCAAACAACGTACAAT acCAGTTATATGGATTATTTATGCGTAAAACCTGTATCGAGTATTACACCATGTGAAAAACAATTGCTCGGCAGAGGTCCAATGCAAGATGTTACCACTCAGAAACACGATTACACGTGGAAGAGCATAGAAACAACGCCAGCCTATAAAGCAAGGAACAATATATACTGCAATCCGGCACCATTACTTg ATGACACAACGTACAAACTTAGCTACTACGAATCCTGTTGCAACTCACCTCCTGAATCTTTTGCGCCTGTACGAAGATACGTCAAGTCAGACATTCCATTCGAAGACAATACTACCTATAGGCTCAGTTACTGGCCAAATATGAATCCAATGAAA GAAAAATCATGGAGCAAGAAACAAGAATATACACCACCTACCTATCCAATCGACGGTTGTACGACTTATAAATTAAGTTACTACCCCAACTGCCAGGAAAGGCCATCGCCAATTCTCCCTCGGTTAACCGAGAATATTTTAAACGCACAGTGTTGTAACGATAAGAACACAATCTATCGTCTTAGCTACTTTGGTTGCGAAGATGGCAGACGAGACCCGATAGTACCGTCTGGCAACATTACCTTCTCTACTTGTCCGCCTGCTTATGACACCGTTCATCGA ATGAGCTTCGTAGGTAATTGGAATGTAAAACCAGTGGAACCAATCACACCTTGTAGCAAACAAATGTTAGGTAGAGGACAAATACAGGATGTGACTACACAAAAGCACGATTTCACGTGGAAGCAGATCCAAATGGAACCAGGTTCTCGTCCTAAGGATAACTTAGTTCCCCCATGTGGACCTATTGAGT GTTGCACTACTCATAGAATGTCCTATTTACCAAGTGATTGTGAATCACTGAGGCCTATTCAGTCCTATGCACCTATACGTGTGTATAAACCATCAGACATTCCAATGAATGGAGAAACTGTAATGCACTTGAGTTACCAGCCAGTAGAAACAGGTCCAGTGCAGAGGATACGTGACAAAAATGATTACCATCCTCCTGATTTTCCAATTGATGGCCATACTACATATAATACAAG TTACATTCCACCTGGTACACTGGAACCTTGTTGTGTGGAAACAAAg ccCTGTCTACCTTCGACCCAATGCTGTTGTTAA
- the LOC117608487 gene encoding uncharacterized protein LOC117608487 isoform X1, which produces MMEVNNVPYRSSCNQQPKILDERWRIKKRHDENCSCCCCIPSPICYKYVQPEVPKSCAPIRRYWKSTIPMDDNTTYQLSYWENPSSKVEPILPRDCLVTGSSEMSDQTTYNTSYMDYLCVKPVSSITPCEKQLLGRGPMQDVTTQKHDYTWKSIETTPAYKARNNIYCNPAPLLDDTTYKLSYYESCCNSPPESFAPVRRYVKSDIPFEDNTTYRLSYWPNMNPMKEKSWSKKQEYTPPTYPIDGCTTYKLSYYPNCQERPSPILPRLTENILNAQCCNDKNTIYRLSYFGCEDGRRDPIVPSGNITFSTCPPAYDTVHRMSFVGNWNVKPVEPITPCSKQMLGRGQIQDVTTQKHDFTWKQIQMEPGSRPKDNLVPPCGPIECCTTHRMSYLPSDCESLRPIQSYAPIRVYKPSDIPMNGETVMHLSYQPVETGPVQRIRDKNDYHPPDFPIDGHTTYNTSYIPPGTLEPCCVETKPCLPSTQCCC; this is translated from the exons atGATGGAAGTTAATAATGTTCCATATAGGTCATCATGCAACCAACAACCAAAAATTCTCGATGAAAGGTGGAGAattaaa AAACGTCACGATGAAAATTGCAGTTGTTGCTGTTGTATCCCTTCACCCATATGCTac aaatatGTACAGCCGGAAGTACCAAAGTCCTGCGCTCCAATACGC cgTTATTGGAAATCAACGATACCGATGGACGATAATACTACCTACCAGCTTTCCTATTGGGAAAATCCGAGCTCAAAAGTAGAACCTATTCTTCCAAGAGATTGTTTGGTCACCGGAAGTAGCGAAATGTCTGACCAAACAACGTACAAT acCAGTTATATGGATTATTTATGCGTAAAACCTGTATCGAGTATTACACCATGTGAAAAACAATTGCTCGGCAGAGGTCCAATGCAAGATGTTACCACTCAGAAACACGATTACACGTGGAAGAGCATAGAAACAACGCCAGCCTATAAAGCAAGGAACAATATATACTGCAATCCGGCACCATTACTTg ATGACACAACGTACAAACTTAGCTACTACGAATCCTGTTGCAACTCACCTCCTGAATCTTTTGCGCCTGTACGAAGATACGTCAAGTCAGACATTCCATTCGAAGACAATACTACCTATAGGCTCAGTTACTGGCCAAATATGAATCCAATGAAA GAAAAATCATGGAGCAAGAAACAAGAATATACACCACCTACCTATCCAATCGACGGTTGTACGACTTATAAATTAAGTTACTACCCCAACTGCCAGGAAAGGCCATCGCCAATTCTCCCTCGGTTAACCGAGAATATTTTAAACGCACAGTGTTGTAACGATAAGAACACAATCTATCGTCTTAGCTACTTTGGTTGCGAAGATGGCAGACGAGACCCGATAGTACCGTCTGGCAACATTACCTTCTCTACTTGTCCGCCTGCTTATGACACCGTTCATCGA ATGAGCTTCGTAGGTAATTGGAATGTAAAACCAGTGGAACCAATCACACCTTGTAGCAAACAAATGTTAGGTAGAGGACAAATACAGGATGTGACTACACAAAAGCACGATTTCACGTGGAAGCAGATCCAAATGGAACCAGGTTCTCGTCCTAAGGATAACTTAGTTCCCCCATGTGGACCTATTGAGT GTTGCACTACTCATAGAATGTCCTATTTACCAAGTGATTGTGAATCACTGAGGCCTATTCAGTCCTATGCACCTATACGTGTGTATAAACCATCAGACATTCCAATGAATGGAGAAACTGTAATGCACTTGAGTTACCAGCCAGTAGAAACAGGTCCAGTGCAGAGGATACGTGACAAAAATGATTACCATCCTCCTGATTTTCCAATTGATGGCCATACTACATATAATACAAG TTACATTCCACCTGGTACACTGGAACCTTGTTGTGTGGAAACAAAg ccCTGTCTACCTTCGACCCAATGCTGTTGTTAA